Within the Coraliomargarita parva genome, the region TTCACGGAGAGCCGGAGTTTCGCCTTCCGTAAGGAACCCAAGCTTTACCGCGGGGTCTTTCGCAAGTCCTCTGAGGGGGCTGTGAGCCTGGCTTACACCGGCGCGGAGGCCATGGCTGTCCATGTGGGCGCCGACTATGCCTATTACCGAAAATCGGGTGACGCCGATGTTCGCCGCATTCCCGAGAGCTCCTCGCGACGGGGGAGTCTGGCGCTTTTTCCCAGCTTGGTGAATTTGGATATCCAGGCACTGGCGCAGACTTACGACTTGTATGGCGACTTCACCAGTGAGGGCGGTTGGCGTCTTCAGTTGGTGGCCAAGCCGGAGTCCGACGTGGATTACGAACGCATCGATTTGACCGGTACGGCCAGGGAAGTGAATGGAATCGACCTGTACAAGTCGGCCCGCTCCTCGATCCGCATACGGATGGACGCGGCTGAGTTCCCAGAGGCTTTCAGCGAGGCGGAAGTGGCGGATTATTTCTTCGAGCCCGAAGCGGAGCACGCAATGCAGCCATGAGACGTCGTTGGATCGCCATGCTTGTCCTGCTCCTGCCCTTGCTTGCCAGTGCGGTGTATCTGGCCCGTTTGGATTGGCCTGGCAAGGTGTCGACCAACGTGCTCGATTTGATTCCCGACGAGGCACCGGCACCGGAACTGGGACTCGCTCGCGGGATCATGAACTCGGTCTATGCGGACCGTATCATGATCGCACTACAAGATGTGAGTGACCCGGAAGCGGTGCAACGCTACCGCGAGGTCCTTGAGGCCTCCGAATTGGTCGAGGACGTCGTGCTGTTATCTGAGGAATCGGGGCTTGGGGCGCTGGGGCGTTCGGTCTTCCGGAAACGCTTCGAGTTGCTTTTTCCCTCATGGCTGGCGGGGGTCCCGAAGCAGGTGGGACCGGAGGGCGTGGCTGACAGTCAGGCGCTGGCAGAATATGCCGTTTCGCATCTGGAGTCCGCACTGGAGCAGCCGCAGATGATTGCCTTCGAGGATTTGATCCCGTCGGACCCCTTGTTGCTCTTGCCGGATGCGCTGACTCTTTTTGAGCAGGTGCAGTCACAGCCTTCAGCGAGGTCCGAGTCCGACTACCTGTTGCAGGTCAAACTTGCCGTATCCTCGATGTCTGCTAAAGGACAGGTGCCGGTCTTTAACCTGCTGGAGGTAGCGCTTGAGGCAGGACGCGAGGTTGCTCCGGGGATGCATGCGTTGGACTCGGGTGCGAACCGTTATGCCTACGAGACTGAGCAAGCCGTGCGCAAAGAGGTACGCTGGCTCAATGTCTCGACCTTTGTCGCGGTGTTCCTGATCTGCGTGTTCCTGTGCCGCCGTGTTTTTCTGGTCCTGCATGTCTTTGTCATGCTCGCGGCTTCGCTGCTCATGGGAGTGGCCTTGATGATGTTGCTCTACGACCGCATGCATGTCTTCGCGCTTATCTTCGGTTGTGTGCTCTGTGGTGTGATTGTGGACTACGGGCTGCATGCCTATCTGCACGGTTCCGGCAAAGAGACCCGTACGCTGCGGGGCTTCCTCCCTCCGTTTCTGATTAGCTGCGGCAGTACGCTTGCCGGATTTGCCATCCTTCTGTTTTCACATCTTCCGGTACTTCAGCAAATGGGCGCCTTTGTCGGCTGCGGTCTGGCGGTGGCGGCGGTGGTGACGCTGATCTACACTTTCG harbors:
- a CDS encoding MMPL family transporter: MRRRWIAMLVLLLPLLASAVYLARLDWPGKVSTNVLDLIPDEAPAPELGLARGIMNSVYADRIMIALQDVSDPEAVQRYREVLEASELVEDVVLLSEESGLGALGRSVFRKRFELLFPSWLAGVPKQVGPEGVADSQALAEYAVSHLESALEQPQMIAFEDLIPSDPLLLLPDALTLFEQVQSQPSARSESDYLLQVKLAVSSMSAKGQVPVFNLLEVALEAGREVAPGMHALDSGANRYAYETEQAVRKEVRWLNVSTFVAVFLICVFLCRRVFLVLHVFVMLAASLLMGVALMMLLYDRMHVFALIFGCVLCGVIVDYGLHAYLHGSGKETRTLRGFLPPFLISCGSTLAGFAILLFSHLPVLQQMGAFVGCGLAVAAVVTLIYTFGILDHDAVAVAWRGARRSPAWLAVLAFTAGLLGLAAFPFLRWQDDIRSLKYPLPYLDQREAELHRMMGRSQQILITAGEDFADLREEVEQLSTWIGGMDPAPSLLNALEFTPRYDDFQQAREFVRSHPDFDRQLMSALDAQGFEPDAFEPFREAWAGYCESMLDRDLDYESEMAALTAILSGAQEGMVGHSDNIYWGVSLLDESVELPDFPEGMKTLRLSQVESLSQVLSGYRHRTLELSLWAALVILVVLLIVLGPKAGALVASVPLFSVSGAATLIDLSPGSPGIFHLIGMFLGACLVLDYAVFTWLGVRRNGEVPLSVLVSGLTTSASFAILAWSKIPAIHALGLTVFLVTACGLGFNYSYLLYRARKGGTHG